Genomic window (Wenzhouxiangella marina):
CATGCGCCGGGATGGGTAGCCCGTGGGCAGCTTGTGGCCGGCGAGGTTGGTGATGCGAACGGGGGCCAGGATCGCGTCCCCATCGACTTCCGGATCCAGCACTTCGATCACCGCCGATGCGTTCTGAAGCAGGTTGCGCGAGTCTGCCGCCTTGGCGCGGAAGCCGTCTTCGGTGGTGTCGAGGAGGCCCAGCTGCTCGCGGAACTCGGCGAAGATGTCGAGCATATGGGCGTTGCCGCCGACGAACTCGTGGGCATGGAAGGGCTGCCGCAGGGGCCAGTTCGGCGCGGGATCGGTCCCGTTGCGCGTCGCGATGACGGTGGCATAGTCGGGTGCGGGCTGGGGCATGTGGCAGTCCTGGCACTGCACATCGCCGCCCAGATCGGCCGAGTAGATGCTGTTCTGCCATTCGAAGTAGGGGGTCTGCTCCGGGAAGTTCAGCCCGGCCGGCTCGTTGCTGTTGACGTCCACCACGGGCGTGTAGAGCGTATGGCAGGTGGCGCAGAGTTCCGAGCTCTCCATGTCCGGCCCGAACACTGCGTTGTAGCCGGTCTGATTGAACATGAGGTTGCCGCGCGGCGAGTCATAGGGCCCGAAGATGTCGCGGAGGATCGGGTCGATTTCATAGCCGCCGGAAAAGCTGCTTTCCTCGCCGAAGTTCGCGGGCTGGATCTGATGACAGACCGTGCAGCTGACGCCTTCGCGGGCGTGCATTTCGTTCACCGCTGTCGCCAGTCGATACTGGCCCTCCGGGTCCAGGCCCTGGCCCGTGTGATGCGCGTTGGTCCGTCCCATCGGCGCATGGCAGGTCAGGCATTTGTCCTCGATGAACCCTGCCAGGCTCGGCACCGTTGCGGTTTCCGAGGTCAGCTTGGCCTGGAAATAGGGGTCGGCAAAGGCATTGGCCATCATGGTATGGCGCCAACCCGTGAACGGACTGACATCGACCCCGTCGTGAAACATCACCGTGGGCACGTTGGGCGTGGCCTCATGGCAGCTGCCGCATTCCAGCGCCGAGGCGAAGGCGCCCACATAGCCCCAGTCCGGGTCGAAGTTGCTCGTCCCGGGCAGGTTGATGCTGATTGGCGGTTCGGGGCTGACCGGTGGCTTGGCGCGCCGGTAGCGATCCTGTGCCATGGCGAGGCCCGCCAGCAGGATCAGACCGGTCAGGGCGAACAGGATGATGACGCGGCCTCGCGGGCTGGGGCGGAGGTGGACTCGGTTCATGGCGCGGCTCCTCAAGGTGGGCTTGCGTCGGGCCATTGCCGATGGCCGGAGCAAATTCCGTTGTATGCGTATTACCTAATATGTATCACATGGGGTCGCCAGGCGAATTGATCCAGGTCAGGAAATGACGGGTCGGAGCCTTCGGGCTTGGGGAAAAAATTGCATCGAGAATCCGCTTGGCGGGTAGGATGGCCACTGGTTCGGAATATCGACGACATGTCCGCCTACCTCATCATCATCGGGCTGATCGCCGCCGGCTGGGCGCTGGCCCGCACCGGGTACTTTCCCGAGTCGACGCCGGAAGTGCTCAACAAGGTGGTCATCGCCCTGTGTCTGCCGGCCCTCATCCTGATTCATGTCCCGACCCTGGAAGCCTCCTGGGCGCTGCTGCCCCTGGTGCTGATTCCCTGGCTGCTGCTGGCCATCACGGTGCTGGTGGTGCTGCTGATCGGTCGCTGGCTTCGCCTTCGCCGTGAGGTGATCGCGACCCTGATGGTGCTGATCCCGCTCGGCAACACCTCCTTCCTCGGCTTTCCGCTGGTCGAAGCCCTGCTGGGCGCCGAGGCCATTCGCCTGGCCGTGGTCTACGACCAGTTCGGCTCCTTCCTGATCGTCTGTACCCACGTCCTGTTCGTGGTCGGCTGGTACGGCGAGGGCGAGAACCCGACGCTCACCTCGATGGGGCGGCGAATCCTGACGTTTCCGCCCTTCATCGCGCTCGTGGCCGCCTTGCTGTTCGGCAATGCCTGGTTCCCGGGGCCGCTGATGGGTCTGGTCGAGCGCTTTGCCGACATGCTGCTGCCCCTGGTCACCCTGGCGATCGGGCTCAGTCTGAAGCTGCGCCTGGTGCCGGACTACCGGCGCGGGCTCGTCATCGGCCTGGTCGGCAAGTTGCTGGTGCTGCCGGCCCTGGCGCTGGGCCTGGCCTGGATTCTGGGCGCGCGCGGCGACATCGGAACCGTGTCGGTGCTCGAGTCGGCGATGCCGCCGATGATCACCGCCGCCGCACTGCTGGCCGCGGCCCGCCTGGCGCCGGCCCTGGGTTCGGCCCTGGTGGCCTGGGGCGTGCTGTTTTCCGCCATCACCGTGCCGGCCTGGTTCTGGCTGGCCGAACGAATCCTGGGGGGCGCATGACACCGCGACCGGGGCAATTGAACGAGTCGGTGGAGTCGGCGGTCTCGCTGATCGTGACCGGCTTCGAGGACTACAACGCCAGCTTCGGCGATATCGCGCGTCGGGGTCGCCGCCGCTTCGAGGCCGGTGACCGCCAGGGCATGCGTCGCGACGTGGTCGAGCGAATGGCGCTCTACGACCAGGGCATCGACGAGCTGATCGGGCGCCTGGACGTGTTGCTGGCCAGCCGACTGTTCTCGCGCAGCGTCTGGAAGCATCTGCGTGCGGCGTATGAACGTCGCATCCGGGATCGCCTGGACCAGGAACTCTACAAGACCTGGTTCAATACCATCAGCCGGCGCCTGTTCAAGACTCGCGGCGTGGACCCGAAGATCGAGTTCATGGCGCCGGACATCGACCCGACGGACCGCATCACCCATCCGGTGTCTCGCCACGTCTACGCAGTCAGCGGGCGGCCTGCGGCGACCTTCGAGCGAATTCTTCGGGACCACCCGTTCTCGATCGATTACGGCGACGTGCGCGGCGATGCCCGG
Coding sequences:
- a CDS encoding AEC family transporter, which codes for MSAYLIIIGLIAAGWALARTGYFPESTPEVLNKVVIALCLPALILIHVPTLEASWALLPLVLIPWLLLAITVLVVLLIGRWLRLRREVIATLMVLIPLGNTSFLGFPLVEALLGAEAIRLAVVYDQFGSFLIVCTHVLFVVGWYGEGENPTLTSMGRRILTFPPFIALVAALLFGNAWFPGPLMGLVERFADMLLPLVTLAIGLSLKLRLVPDYRRGLVIGLVGKLLVLPALALGLAWILGARGDIGTVSVLESAMPPMITAAALLAAARLAPALGSALVAWGVLFSAITVPAWFWLAERILGGA